The genomic stretch TCACCGTTTTTTCCTTTAGAACTTTTTGGGCTGAATCGAGATCCTGATGTTCAATAGCATGGATCATTTGATCATAATTTCCGGCAATCATTTGATGGAGTTCAATAATTTCGGACAACCCTTCCGGAGAAAATTGAAGCCCTTTCATGATTTTTTTTCTGGCCAGTTCAAGGAGATTTTTATCGATAATATCCCCGATATTTTCGAGATCATTAATCATTGAAAGGAGGGCTACTTCACGGATGGACTCTTCCCTCGAAAGATGTTTTTGGCTGAGTCGGGTAATGTAAAGTTTGATTTCCCTGTCGAGCGTATCGACCCAGTCATCTTTCTTTTCAATAATTTCTGCCAGCTCGAGGTTGTCCTCCCTAAAAACAAACAGCGTATTATGATACATATCCCGGACGAATTCCCCCATTCTCAGAGCCTCCTTCGTGGCTTGACCGAGAGCGACCGAAGGGGTTTGCAACA from Nitrospirota bacterium encodes the following:
- a CDS encoding Na/Pi cotransporter family protein; the protein is HFLIKLIGVVLFLPFLYPFESLMILSSPYTGRRIANAHTFFNVAVAIFFFPFASTLSEWITRLLPEKPEVETFPRTKYLDLELLQTPSVALGQATKEALRMGEFVRDMYHNTLFVFREDNLELAEIIEKKDDWVDTLDREIKLYITRLSQKHLSREESIREVALLSMINDLENIGDIIDKNLLELARKKIMKGLQFSPEGLSEIIELHQMIAGNYDQMIHAIEHQDLDSAQKVLKEKTVINQKERALYQAHIQRLHAGYKESIETSAIHLDVLTNLKRINSHITGIIYPLLELKNHPGS